The Granulicella sibirica genome has a segment encoding these proteins:
- a CDS encoding alpha/beta fold hydrolase: MSQTPQVKNIVLVHGAFADGSSWSKVIPLLQAKGYKVTSVQIPLTSFQDDVAATKRAIAAQDGPVTLVGHSYGGVVITEAGNDSKVVGLVYVAAFAPDAGQSIVDISKAFPKPIGLEKLAPQPEGFLLLSPDGIETGFAQDLSKEEKALLIAVQSQTHGSIFAAQPTQAAWHSKPSWYIVASNDHMIAPEQEASMAKQLKATTTTLPSSHVVMLSHPKEVAKVIEDAAAGVK, translated from the coding sequence ATGTCCCAGACACCCCAGGTAAAGAACATCGTTCTCGTTCACGGCGCCTTCGCAGACGGATCAAGCTGGTCCAAGGTGATCCCTCTGCTCCAGGCAAAGGGATACAAGGTCACCTCTGTGCAGATCCCGCTCACCTCTTTTCAGGATGACGTTGCCGCAACCAAGCGCGCGATAGCCGCGCAGGATGGCCCGGTCACCCTCGTCGGCCACTCATATGGCGGCGTCGTCATCACGGAAGCGGGCAATGATTCCAAAGTCGTCGGCCTCGTCTATGTTGCGGCGTTCGCTCCGGACGCGGGCCAGTCCATCGTCGATATCAGCAAGGCCTTCCCGAAGCCCATCGGTCTGGAGAAGCTTGCTCCGCAGCCCGAAGGCTTCCTACTCCTCTCCCCGGACGGCATCGAGACCGGCTTCGCGCAGGATCTGAGCAAGGAAGAGAAGGCTCTTCTCATTGCCGTTCAAAGCCAGACACACGGATCGATCTTTGCGGCGCAACCCACGCAGGCTGCCTGGCACAGCAAGCCGTCGTGGTACATCGTCGCAAGCAACGACCACATGATTGCTCCTGAGCAGGAAGCAAGCATGGCGAAGCAACTCAAGGCCACAACAACCACACTTCCCTCGAGCCACGTGGTGATGTTGTCGCACCCGAAGGAAGTCGCCAAGGTGATCGAAGACGCTGCCGCCGGTGTAAAGTAG
- the trxA gene encoding thioredoxin translates to MAGQFVTEVSDASFEKEVLQSEQPVLVDFWAAWCGPCRALAPVVDQVATQYNGKLRVMKMDVDSNTATPARYGIRGIPALILFKGGQVADNIVGFVPKDTIDKSIEKVLA, encoded by the coding sequence ATGGCTGGACAGTTTGTAACCGAAGTGAGCGATGCGTCCTTTGAAAAAGAGGTTCTGCAGTCCGAGCAGCCCGTGCTCGTCGATTTCTGGGCAGCGTGGTGCGGACCATGTCGCGCGCTCGCGCCGGTGGTAGACCAGGTTGCCACGCAGTATAACGGCAAGCTCCGCGTCATGAAGATGGACGTCGATTCGAATACGGCAACGCCGGCTCGTTACGGCATCCGCGGCATTCCCGCGCTTATCCTCTTCAAGGGCGGCCAGGTCGCCGACAACATCGTCGGCTTCGTCCCTAAGGACACGATCGACAAATCGATTGAAAAGGTTCTCGCCTAA
- a CDS encoding ankyrin repeat domain-containing protein encodes MRSSTIARLVCLLAAALGLAEAQRASTGGRPQPSRIVREGCPAPVPPATGEAIAGASDSIEMERSGCDGLCPAYKVRVGGDGSVQWTGRKLVELHGSASGAMSSDEARALIQRAADLGFWALCTKYAQIGPGAGTIVTTISIAGHVRRVEDTGEAAPGWLRAVDLDVDREADTHRWRHGTPERELFGADHLAVDTMSPKAGVTRLMRVAASRRGTGELAEMLADTSLDRNATDSSGWNALMYAAQAGTTTAVRMLLDARADPARKSNAAETVLAAAVSSNDDPAGKIRILTAAGVDVNAADLRGVTPLILAAKRPEVPGVIAALIQAGADPTKRDVQGRTALSYLEEADAGDTNHGRYRSARQLLARGK; translated from the coding sequence GTGAGGAGTTCGACGATCGCGCGTCTCGTGTGCCTTTTGGCGGCTGCTTTGGGCCTGGCGGAAGCCCAGAGGGCTTCGACGGGAGGACGACCCCAGCCTTCACGGATCGTGCGTGAGGGCTGCCCGGCACCGGTTCCGCCGGCCACGGGCGAAGCGATCGCGGGTGCGTCGGACTCGATCGAGATGGAACGCAGCGGATGCGATGGGCTTTGCCCAGCTTACAAAGTGAGGGTCGGCGGCGACGGAAGCGTGCAGTGGACTGGCAGGAAGCTGGTTGAACTCCACGGGAGCGCGTCCGGGGCGATGAGCAGCGACGAGGCGCGGGCTCTGATCCAGCGGGCAGCGGATCTCGGATTCTGGGCGCTGTGTACGAAGTATGCGCAAATTGGCCCTGGGGCGGGAACGATCGTGACCACGATCTCCATCGCCGGGCACGTGAGGCGTGTCGAAGACACAGGCGAAGCGGCACCGGGATGGCTGCGGGCGGTGGATCTCGATGTCGACCGCGAGGCGGACACGCATCGATGGAGGCACGGGACTCCGGAGAGGGAGTTGTTCGGAGCGGATCATCTTGCCGTCGATACGATGTCGCCGAAGGCTGGCGTGACCCGGCTGATGCGGGTGGCGGCTTCGCGCCGGGGAACGGGTGAACTGGCGGAGATGCTCGCGGATACGTCGCTCGATCGCAACGCGACCGACAGCAGCGGGTGGAACGCGCTCATGTACGCGGCGCAAGCAGGAACGACGACGGCGGTCCGCATGCTGCTCGATGCGCGAGCCGATCCTGCCCGCAAGTCGAACGCTGCGGAGACGGTGCTTGCAGCCGCAGTATCGTCGAACGACGATCCGGCTGGGAAGATCCGGATTCTGACGGCAGCAGGAGTCGACGTAAACGCGGCGGATCTGCGCGGGGTGACCCCTCTGATACTGGCGGCGAAGCGTCCCGAGGTTCCCGGTGTGATCGCGGCGCTAATACAGGCAGGAGCTGACCCGACGAAGCGGGACGTGCAGGGTAGGACCGCGCTCAGCTACCTGGAAGAAGCAGACGCGGGGGACACGAACCACGGGCGGTACCGATCCGCCCGCCAACTACTTGCAAGAGGTAAATGA
- the thrB gene encoding homoserine kinase, with protein MRPPIKLRLPATSANLGPGFDALGLAMSLYLNIEAGEAVETSIQATGRNPDLAASLERNLILTTYREVLAAQGKFAPHLSLKVHNEIPLGMGCGSSAAALLAGVHLANHFGDLGWTPAQVMTEACLREGHPDNVAACALGGMTTSCQQGSEILTATCGLDLPWRLLLALPGASLATEKARALLPDSYSRADAVANIQRSSLLVAAFALNRPDLLHIAMRDRIHQPYRSEACPLLPRLLPLLAAADAPAGIWGAALSGAGPSVLLILDPEAPTGPVEECVRQAAEDSSLELVQTTISVPAEVTY; from the coding sequence CTGAGACCGCCGATCAAACTCCGCCTCCCTGCCACTTCCGCGAATCTTGGTCCCGGCTTCGACGCCCTCGGCCTGGCGATGTCGCTGTATCTGAACATCGAAGCCGGGGAAGCCGTCGAGACCAGCATCCAGGCTACGGGGCGCAATCCTGATTTGGCCGCGTCGCTCGAGCGAAACCTCATCCTCACCACCTACCGCGAAGTCCTCGCGGCCCAGGGCAAATTCGCCCCTCACCTCTCACTCAAGGTTCATAACGAGATCCCGCTTGGCATGGGTTGCGGATCTTCGGCCGCTGCGCTCCTGGCCGGAGTCCACCTTGCCAACCACTTCGGCGATCTCGGCTGGACGCCCGCCCAGGTGATGACCGAAGCCTGCCTGCGCGAAGGCCATCCCGACAACGTCGCCGCCTGCGCCCTCGGCGGCATGACCACATCCTGCCAGCAGGGAAGCGAGATCCTCACCGCTACCTGCGGCCTCGATCTTCCGTGGCGTCTCCTGCTCGCTCTCCCAGGCGCAAGCCTCGCCACCGAAAAAGCTCGCGCCCTCCTGCCCGACAGCTATTCCCGCGCCGATGCCGTCGCCAACATCCAGCGATCGTCGCTTCTGGTCGCCGCCTTCGCGCTCAACCGCCCAGATCTCCTCCATATCGCCATGCGGGATCGCATCCACCAGCCCTATCGAAGCGAAGCCTGCCCGCTTCTGCCCCGGCTTCTCCCCTTGCTCGCCGCTGCGGATGCCCCTGCCGGAATCTGGGGTGCGGCACTCAGCGGCGCTGGCCCGTCAGTCCTTCTCATCCTCGATCCGGAGGCCCCGACCGGTCCGGTAGAAGAGTGCGTTCGGCAAGCCGCCGAGGACTCCTCCCTTGAACTTGTTCAGACGACGATCTCGGTACCCGCTGAAGTAACTTATTAG
- the thrC gene encoding threonine synthase: MSSAHLLRCTNCGDEIAGKHAASDFRCLHCGGLFEVFYPWSPRGTSAKDDTPPTPNTGGPINPAARLPNPSALRFLWEERRTSTMAVDQSGVWRFRDLLPILDDPNRAVTLREGNTPLYDLPRNARALGLDFLLAKHQGMNPTGSFKDTGMTAALSVARERGFEWVACASTGNTSAAMAAFAARAGLRSIVFIPEGKIAWGKLSQSMDYGALTVQLRTDFDGCVRILTDLVKRFPIYLLNSVNPYRLEGQKTPAFEMAEQMDWQVPEHIIVPGGNLANSAALGKGFAEMHHLGLINRVPTISVIQAEGANPLWRTMQENDGRELVSVTAETRASAIRIGSPASWQKSVKVIRSTGGWVEQVSEQEIALAKAQIGAEGIGCEPASAVTLAGLRKLVAQGKIHAEQRVVLILTGHTLKDSDYTINYHRDELFTEAERSAMSSAEKAEQESFRKPPIVLDPDPGTVLRTLEAHMELHPA; this comes from the coding sequence ATGAGTTCAGCACATCTATTACGATGCACCAACTGCGGCGATGAGATCGCCGGAAAGCATGCCGCAAGCGATTTTCGCTGCCTGCACTGCGGCGGCCTGTTTGAGGTCTTCTACCCGTGGTCGCCCCGGGGAACCTCCGCCAAGGACGATACTCCGCCGACGCCGAACACCGGTGGCCCGATCAATCCTGCCGCCCGCCTCCCAAACCCGTCCGCCTTGCGCTTCCTCTGGGAGGAGCGCCGCACGTCGACGATGGCGGTGGATCAATCCGGCGTCTGGCGCTTTCGCGACCTTCTTCCGATCCTCGACGATCCCAACCGTGCCGTCACCCTGCGCGAGGGCAACACTCCCCTCTACGACCTGCCGCGCAACGCCCGCGCGCTCGGCCTTGACTTCCTCCTCGCCAAGCATCAGGGCATGAACCCCACGGGCTCCTTTAAGGACACCGGCATGACCGCCGCGCTCTCCGTTGCCCGCGAGCGCGGCTTCGAGTGGGTCGCGTGCGCCTCGACCGGCAACACCTCCGCCGCCATGGCCGCCTTTGCCGCCCGCGCCGGGCTCCGGTCCATCGTCTTCATCCCCGAGGGCAAGATCGCCTGGGGCAAGCTCTCGCAGTCCATGGACTACGGCGCCCTCACCGTCCAGCTCCGCACCGATTTTGACGGCTGCGTCCGCATCCTGACCGACCTCGTCAAGCGTTTTCCGATCTATCTGCTGAATTCCGTCAACCCGTACCGCCTCGAAGGTCAGAAGACTCCCGCCTTCGAGATGGCCGAGCAGATGGATTGGCAGGTTCCTGAGCACATCATCGTGCCCGGCGGAAACCTCGCCAACTCCGCGGCGCTTGGCAAAGGCTTCGCCGAGATGCATCACCTCGGCCTGATCAACCGCGTCCCGACCATCTCCGTCATCCAGGCAGAGGGCGCGAACCCGCTCTGGCGCACGATGCAGGAGAACGACGGCAGGGAACTCGTTTCCGTCACCGCCGAGACCCGCGCCTCCGCCATCCGCATCGGTTCGCCGGCCTCGTGGCAGAAGTCGGTGAAGGTCATCCGCTCTACCGGCGGGTGGGTCGAGCAGGTCTCCGAGCAGGAGATCGCGCTCGCCAAAGCCCAGATCGGTGCCGAGGGGATCGGCTGCGAGCCTGCCTCAGCGGTCACGCTCGCGGGTCTTAGGAAGCTTGTCGCCCAGGGCAAGATCCACGCGGAACAGCGCGTCGTCCTTATCCTCACAGGCCATACCCTCAAAGACTCCGACTACACGATCAACTATCACCGCGACGAACTCTTCACCGAAGCCGAGCGGTCCGCGATGTCGTCCGCCGAAAAAGCTGAGCAGGAGTCCTTCCGCAAGCCGCCGATCGTGCTCGATCCCGACCCGGGCACCGTACTCCGCACGCTCGAAGCCCACATGGAGTTGCACCCCGCCTGA
- the modA gene encoding molybdate ABC transporter substrate-binding protein, giving the protein MAAAADLQPVMPAFAYAFEQKTGTKLTVSFGSSATLAQQIINGAPFDVFLGADFVFPEKVVAAGLATAAPLQYAKGTLVLFARKDSPLNPLHMEELTDPRVTKVAIADQFHAPFGRAGYAALDKLKILPQVTPRLVVAENVAQTAQFVVSGNAQLGLISLTLASSKAMADVGNYIRVPTVYPEILQYGVVMKNGPNRAGGEAFLEFIRSPEVQNKLTDFGLEPVK; this is encoded by the coding sequence GTGGCGGCCGCAGCCGACCTCCAGCCAGTGATGCCGGCGTTCGCGTACGCGTTCGAACAGAAGACGGGGACGAAGCTGACGGTGTCCTTTGGCTCTTCGGCGACGCTCGCGCAGCAGATCATCAACGGCGCTCCGTTCGATGTCTTTCTTGGCGCGGACTTCGTCTTCCCGGAGAAGGTTGTCGCTGCAGGACTCGCGACGGCTGCCCCCCTGCAGTACGCCAAGGGGACGCTTGTGCTCTTCGCCCGCAAGGACTCTCCGCTGAACCCGCTGCACATGGAGGAACTGACCGACCCGCGCGTTACGAAGGTAGCGATCGCGGACCAGTTCCATGCGCCATTTGGCCGTGCAGGCTATGCTGCGCTCGATAAGCTGAAGATCCTGCCGCAGGTCACACCGAGGCTTGTGGTCGCGGAGAACGTCGCGCAGACGGCACAGTTCGTCGTCTCGGGTAATGCCCAACTCGGGCTCATCTCGCTGACGCTGGCGAGTTCGAAGGCGATGGCGGACGTCGGCAATTACATCCGCGTGCCGACCGTCTATCCAGAGATTCTGCAATATGGCGTCGTGATGAAGAATGGGCCGAATCGCGCGGGAGGCGAAGCGTTCCTCGAGTTCATCCGCTCGCCCGAGGTGCAGAACAAGCTGACGGACTTCGGCCTCGAACCGGTGAAGTAG
- the modB gene encoding molybdate ABC transporter permease subunit — protein sequence MDWQTVELTVRLAATTTTLLMLLGLPLAWWLARGGGWARAGVQAIVGLPLVLPPTVLGFYLLVDLGPLTGLGRALIHLIGHPLAFSFTGLVVGSMLYSLPFAVQPMVAGFSAIDREFGEVASTLGASPVRVFLGITLPLAKRSVVTAAVLAFTHTVGEFGVVLMLGGNIPGATRTMSIALYDQVQDGQYADANRTALVLLLVAFAGLVALYARPRRSGGELV from the coding sequence ATGGATTGGCAGACTGTTGAGCTGACGGTTCGGCTCGCCGCGACGACGACCACTCTCCTGATGCTCCTCGGGCTTCCCCTTGCATGGTGGCTGGCGCGTGGCGGCGGTTGGGCACGGGCCGGGGTGCAGGCGATCGTGGGTCTTCCACTTGTCCTCCCGCCTACGGTGCTCGGCTTCTATCTATTGGTCGATCTCGGTCCTTTGACGGGCTTAGGGAGGGCGTTGATTCACCTGATTGGCCATCCTTTGGCATTCAGTTTCACGGGACTTGTGGTTGGGTCGATGCTGTATAGCCTCCCGTTCGCGGTTCAGCCGATGGTCGCCGGCTTCAGCGCGATTGATCGTGAGTTCGGAGAGGTGGCGAGCACCCTTGGAGCCTCGCCGGTACGTGTATTTCTCGGCATCACGCTTCCGCTCGCGAAACGGTCAGTGGTGACGGCCGCGGTGCTCGCCTTCACCCACACCGTCGGAGAGTTCGGGGTCGTGCTGATGCTTGGCGGCAATATCCCCGGAGCCACCCGGACGATGTCGATCGCGCTCTACGACCAGGTGCAGGATGGTCAATACGCGGATGCGAACCGGACCGCGCTCGTCCTTCTGCTCGTCGCGTTCGCGGGTCTCGTGGCTCTCTATGCCCGGCCGCGCCGTTCAGGCGGCGAGCTTGTCTGA
- a CDS encoding ATP-binding cassette domain-containing protein — translation MSEIVHRLEVALRHRIGVLDLDVAFTLAKPWTSLFAPSGAGKSTVLRVIAGLVKPDGGRVVSAFVSQEPQVRLTDTATGVFVPPHERNIRFVGQQSALFPHKTVSENVTYGMTSADKSELSEILRICRIEHLLKKMPGNLSGGERQRVSLARALAAGGARALLLDEPFTGLDVALRDAITFDLRAWLRSRSIPVLHVTHDIGEVFSLADEVIRMEGGRVAAQGSPHDVLRAERERLLGLLDAEALPKRSSADRDF, via the coding sequence TTGTCTGAGATCGTTCATCGCCTGGAGGTTGCGCTGCGCCACCGAATCGGGGTGCTTGACCTCGATGTGGCCTTCACGCTCGCCAAGCCGTGGACATCTCTCTTCGCCCCATCCGGCGCGGGAAAGAGCACGGTGCTGCGCGTGATCGCAGGATTGGTCAAGCCGGATGGAGGGCGCGTGGTGAGCGCATTCGTGTCTCAAGAACCGCAGGTCAGACTGACCGATACGGCAACCGGAGTATTCGTTCCGCCTCACGAGCGCAACATTCGCTTCGTCGGTCAGCAGTCCGCGCTCTTTCCGCATAAGACAGTCTCGGAAAACGTAACGTACGGCATGACTTCCGCCGATAAGAGTGAGCTCTCAGAAATCCTGCGGATCTGCCGGATCGAGCATCTTCTGAAAAAGATGCCCGGGAACCTCTCGGGCGGTGAGCGTCAGCGTGTGTCGCTTGCGCGTGCGCTGGCGGCAGGCGGGGCTAGAGCGCTTCTGCTGGATGAACCATTTACCGGGCTCGATGTCGCCCTGCGCGACGCAATCACGTTCGACCTCAGGGCTTGGCTGCGGAGCAGAAGCATTCCTGTCCTGCACGTCACGCACGATATCGGCGAGGTCTTCTCACTTGCGGACGAGGTGATCCGGATGGAGGGCGGGCGCGTTGCGGCCCAGGGCTCGCCGCATGATGTTCTGCGGGCGGAGCGCGAGCGGCTGCTCGGGCTGTTGGACGCTGAAGCCCTGCCAAAGCGATCATCAGCCGATCGCGATTTCTGA
- a CDS encoding two-component system sensor histidine kinase NtrB, whose translation MNVPPPTFAAPSPELIRAINDLLPAYVAYVDADLRYLAANQMYVERFGRPEQQIVGQLVSDVTGPAFENVARHLRAALTGEIQYLEPRMISVDGYRTLSVTHLPHRDADGTVLGVIVYGCDITEQRRAEAALLQSEKLAAVGRLASSIAHEINNPLESVVNLLYLIEQTVHQDAEQARQFALLAQQELARVSQIATQTLRFFKQSTSRQRVDIPGLMDSVLALYAGKLVNSNVEVVREYRDRVELVCLEGELRQALNNLVGNAIDVMRVGGRLRVRVRGATDFATGRTGVRLTVADTGVGMSSATQSRIFEPFFTTKGIMGTGLGLWITQELVVKENGRLGVRSREDQPEKPAGTTHGTVFALFLPDGAV comes from the coding sequence GTGAACGTTCCGCCCCCAACTTTCGCGGCACCCTCCCCAGAGCTTATCCGCGCGATCAACGATCTCCTGCCCGCGTACGTGGCCTACGTCGATGCCGATCTGCGCTATCTCGCCGCGAATCAGATGTACGTGGAGCGCTTTGGGCGGCCCGAGCAGCAGATCGTCGGGCAGCTCGTCTCCGACGTCACCGGCCCGGCCTTCGAAAATGTCGCCCGGCATCTTCGCGCCGCGCTCACCGGGGAGATTCAGTACCTTGAGCCGCGCATGATCTCTGTCGACGGCTACCGCACGCTTTCAGTCACCCACCTGCCGCATCGCGACGCGGACGGCACGGTTCTGGGTGTGATTGTCTATGGCTGCGACATCACCGAACAGCGCCGCGCCGAGGCTGCCTTGCTGCAGAGCGAGAAGCTTGCAGCCGTCGGACGGCTCGCCTCGAGCATCGCTCACGAGATCAACAACCCGCTCGAATCAGTCGTGAACCTCCTGTATCTCATCGAGCAGACCGTCCATCAGGATGCCGAGCAGGCCCGGCAGTTCGCTCTTCTCGCGCAGCAGGAGCTCGCACGCGTGAGCCAGATCGCCACCCAGACCCTCCGCTTCTTCAAACAATCCACATCTCGGCAACGGGTGGACATCCCGGGGCTGATGGACTCCGTACTCGCGCTCTATGCCGGCAAGCTAGTCAACTCGAACGTTGAAGTTGTGCGCGAATACCGGGATCGAGTGGAGCTGGTTTGCCTGGAGGGGGAGCTAAGGCAGGCATTGAACAATCTCGTCGGCAACGCCATCGACGTGATGCGCGTAGGCGGCCGCCTCCGTGTCCGCGTCCGGGGTGCAACAGACTTTGCCACTGGCCGCACCGGCGTCCGTCTCACCGTTGCCGACACCGGCGTCGGCATGAGTTCCGCGACGCAATCCCGCATCTTCGAGCCGTTCTTTACAACAAAGGGCATCATGGGAACAGGTCTCGGGCTCTGGATTACGCAGGAGCTGGTCGTGAAAGAAAACGGACGCCTGGGTGTGCGCAGCCGCGAGGATCAGCCCGAAAAGCCTGCGGGAACGACACACGGAACGGTATTTGCCTTGTTCCTGCCGGACGGCGCGGTTTAG
- a CDS encoding UDP-N-acetylmuramate dehydrogenase, with protein sequence MQILENISLAEHTTFRIGGPARFFVEIMTEQDLLDALAFAEAGRLPIFVLGGGSNLLVRDSGFDGLILHLAITGKIERDGNLFHVPAGTDWDALVLHLCERGISGMECLAGIPGLVGGSPIQNIGAYGQEVSQTIHAVRAWDRERKEFVSLSRDDCRFAYRESLFNTTHRNHYIVTSATFALDPAAKPNLSYADLRNYFADMANPPTALGVYNAVREIRHGKGMLLVEGEQDCRSAGSFFKNPIVPPQALGPIAAALSIAESTIPRYPAPNGNIKLPAAWLLDQAGFHKSYSLGEAGISSRHTLALINRGRAAYADIAGLRERIVGTIKDRFHITLEQEPVEPVSGA encoded by the coding sequence ATGCAAATTCTGGAAAACATCTCCCTGGCCGAGCATACGACCTTCCGCATCGGCGGCCCGGCGCGCTTCTTCGTCGAGATCATGACCGAGCAGGATCTGCTCGACGCTCTTGCCTTTGCCGAAGCCGGAAGGCTCCCGATTTTCGTCTTAGGAGGAGGCAGCAATCTCCTCGTTCGCGACAGCGGCTTCGACGGCCTGATCCTTCATTTGGCCATCACCGGCAAGATCGAGCGCGACGGCAATCTCTTCCACGTCCCCGCCGGAACCGACTGGGATGCGCTTGTCCTGCATCTCTGCGAGCGGGGAATCAGTGGAATGGAGTGTCTCGCCGGGATTCCAGGACTGGTCGGAGGCTCGCCGATCCAGAATATCGGGGCCTACGGCCAAGAGGTCTCACAGACGATTCATGCGGTGAGGGCATGGGATCGGGAGCGGAAAGAGTTCGTCAGCCTGAGCCGCGACGACTGCCGGTTCGCCTATCGCGAAAGCCTCTTCAACACCACGCATCGCAATCACTACATCGTCACATCGGCCACTTTCGCGCTCGATCCCGCCGCGAAGCCGAACCTCAGCTACGCCGATCTGCGTAACTACTTCGCCGACATGGCAAATCCGCCGACGGCTCTCGGGGTGTACAACGCCGTCCGCGAGATTCGCCACGGCAAGGGCATGCTTCTAGTCGAGGGAGAGCAGGACTGCCGGAGCGCCGGTAGCTTCTTCAAGAACCCGATCGTGCCGCCACAAGCCCTCGGTCCCATTGCCGCCGCGCTTTCGATCGCGGAGTCCACCATCCCTCGATATCCTGCACCGAATGGGAACATCAAGCTTCCGGCTGCGTGGCTTCTGGATCAGGCTGGTTTTCACAAGTCGTACAGCCTGGGTGAAGCGGGCATCTCGTCCCGTCACACGTTGGCCCTGATCAATCGCGGCCGCGCAGCCTACGCCGACATCGCGGGTCTGCGGGAACGCATTGTGGGCACGATCAAGGATCGCTTCCACATCACGTTGGAACAAGAGCCCGTCGAGCCCGTCTCCGGCGCTTAG
- a CDS encoding BrxA/BrxB family bacilliredoxin: MYPEIMVIPMREELTRAGVMEARTAAEVDAAIAQPGTTMLVVNSICGCAAGKMRPGVRMAMQHGTKPEHAVTVFAGQDREATEKARSYFGGHPPTSPAIAILRDGQLVYLMQRSAIETSTAPAIAQELARAFDTYCAKTTA, translated from the coding sequence ATGTATCCAGAGATTATGGTAATTCCGATGCGCGAAGAACTGACGCGCGCGGGTGTGATGGAAGCTCGGACCGCGGCTGAAGTCGATGCCGCGATCGCGCAGCCCGGCACGACGATGCTCGTCGTCAACTCGATCTGCGGTTGCGCCGCGGGCAAGATGCGTCCCGGCGTTCGCATGGCGATGCAGCACGGGACCAAGCCCGAGCACGCCGTCACCGTCTTCGCCGGCCAGGACCGCGAAGCGACCGAGAAGGCCCGCAGCTACTTCGGCGGCCATCCGCCAACCTCGCCCGCCATCGCCATCCTGCGCGACGGTCAGCTTGTCTACCTGATGCAGCGCTCGGCGATCGAGACCTCGACCGCGCCCGCAATCGCCCAGGAACTCGCCCGCGCCTTCGACACCTACTGCGCCAAGACGACCGCATAA
- a CDS encoding sigma-54-dependent transcriptional regulator, giving the protein MLRLPGSEPAWAAAASTVGDSEPMQRLRSQVRRIAPYFRTALITGPPGSGKEGVARMLHALSPGADASFAACDSVTLAESMLRVDGCELLETLGSSDQGGTIFLDDIADVPPALQGVLLRIWSMKTRGRIRVVAGTSRDLRTLGVTGQFRQDLLQCLSGVELTLTPLCERRDDLPEVLAEVLRGVGRDRELILSEEARDLLLAHPWPGDLAEVECVLWEAARHAQDSFVVTAGDLPDLDGAVDISNEEGTGMERLEDVVQQHVLAVLTRCGGNKVRAAEILGISRSTLYRMLESRGGTGLLEYETP; this is encoded by the coding sequence ATGCTGCGCCTGCCCGGCAGCGAGCCGGCGTGGGCCGCCGCAGCCTCCACCGTGGGCGACAGCGAACCGATGCAGAGGCTCCGCTCACAGGTGAGGCGCATCGCACCCTACTTCCGGACCGCCCTCATCACAGGCCCTCCCGGCTCCGGCAAGGAGGGCGTCGCACGCATGCTGCACGCCCTGAGTCCAGGTGCCGACGCAAGCTTTGCCGCCTGCGACTCGGTCACACTCGCCGAGTCGATGCTTCGCGTGGACGGCTGCGAACTCCTCGAAACGCTCGGCTCCTCGGACCAGGGCGGGACCATCTTCCTCGACGACATCGCGGACGTACCCCCGGCGCTTCAGGGTGTGCTCCTCCGCATCTGGTCCATGAAGACCCGGGGCAGAATCCGCGTCGTCGCTGGGACGTCCCGGGATCTCCGCACCCTGGGCGTGACGGGCCAGTTCCGTCAGGATCTTCTGCAGTGTCTTAGCGGCGTCGAACTCACCTTGACCCCGCTGTGCGAGCGCCGAGACGATCTGCCCGAGGTGCTCGCCGAGGTGCTTCGCGGGGTCGGCCGAGATCGCGAACTCATCCTGAGCGAGGAAGCCCGCGACCTGCTGCTGGCGCATCCCTGGCCCGGCGATCTCGCGGAGGTCGAATGCGTCCTGTGGGAGGCTGCCCGCCACGCGCAGGATTCCTTCGTGGTCACCGCCGGTGACCTTCCCGACCTCGACGGCGCGGTGGACATCTCGAATGAAGAGGGCACGGGCATGGAGCGCCTTGAAGACGTCGTCCAGCAGCACGTGCTTGCCGTCCTCACGCGGTGCGGAGGCAACAAGGTTCGCGCCGCCGAGATCCTCGGCATCAGCCGCTCGACGCTCTACCGCATGCTCGAATCCCGCGGCGGAACCGGCCTCCTCGAGTACGAAACCCCCTAG